A portion of the Esox lucius isolate fEsoLuc1 chromosome 20, fEsoLuc1.pri, whole genome shotgun sequence genome contains these proteins:
- the LOC109614764 gene encoding trace amine-associated receptor 13c-like yields the protein MEEDKYTQYCFQDGNSSCRKDSLSTSIYVTLYIFFSLISTFTVFLNLLVIISISHLKQLQTPTNLLILSLAVSDLLVGLIVIPAMTVAIMESCWVLGEYFCVLLLYTYLLCTSLSLGNLVLISFDRYVAVCDPLLYHSKITIPRMKLFIFITWCCSIIYNAVTLKLTVNTEVPSRCFEECYFSEGFTSGIIVDLIISLVTPCSIIITLYLKIFVVARSQAKKISW from the coding sequence ATGGAGGAAGACAAATACACTCAATACTGTTTTCAAGACGGAAACTCTTCTTGCAGAAAGGATTCACTATCAACATCTATTTACGTAACACTGTACATCTTCTTCTCCTTAATTTCAAcgtttacagtatttttgaacCTACTGGTGatcatctccatctctcacttgAAGCAGCTCCAAACTCCAACCAAcctgctcatcctctctctggctgtgtcagatCTCCTGGTGGGACTTATTGTGATACCAGCAATGACTGTAGCAATAATGGAGTCATGCTGGGTTCTTGGGGAATATTTTTGTGTGTTGCTTCTCTACACCTATTTGTTATGTACGTCTTTATCTCTCGGCAATTTAGTCTTGATATCGTTTGACCGTTATGTTGCTGTTTGTGATCCCTTATTGTATCACTCAAAAATAACAATACCAAGAATGAAGTTGTTCATATTTATTACCTGGTGTTGTTCCATCATATACAATGCTGTTACTCTAAAACTTACTGTAAATACAGAGGTTCCCAGTAGGTGTTTTGAAGAATGCTATTTTTCAGAAGGATTTACCTCGGGTATCATCGTGGACCTCATTATTTCACTGGTTACCCCATGTTCCATTAttataacactttatttgaaaatatttgtggtGGCCAGATCACAGGCCAAAAAG
- the LOC109614765 gene encoding trace amine-associated receptor 5-like codes for MEEHEDDQYCFQDGNSSSRTDSLPTSIYITVYVFFSLISVVTVFLNLLVIISISHLKQLHTPTNLLILSLAVSDLLVGLIVIPAMTVAILEPCWVLGEYYCGLLLYATFLLSSSSLGNLVLISIDRYVAVCNPLLYHLKITASKTLRCIYINWCCCIIYDAFYIKLTVNVHVPSRCFEECYFVKGDIWINMLDILISMVFPCSIIITLYLKIFVVARSQARQVYSKETAQANKSERKAAKTLGIVVFNYLICWLPINFTQFLFYLSSGNSSSIFLFFLPLFNSFINPIIYAFFYPWFNVTAKRILTLNIRHV; via the coding sequence ATGGAGGAACATGAAGATGACCAATACTGTTTTCAAGATGGAAACTCTTCTTCCAGAACGGATTCACTACCAACATCTATTTATATAACAGTATATGTCTTCTTCTCACTGATTTCAGTCGTTACAGTGTTCTTGAATCTACTGGTGAtcatctctatctctcactTGAAGCAGCTCCACACTCCAACCAAcctgctcatcctctctctggctgtgtcagatCTCCTGGTAGGACTCATTGTGATACCAGCAATGACTGTAGCAATACTGGAACCATGCTGGGTTCTTGGGGAATATTACTGTGGGTTGCTTCTCTACGCCACTTTTTTACTTAGTTCTTCATCTCTTGGCAATTTGGTCTTGATTTCTATTGACCGTTATGTTGCTGTGTGTAATCCATTATTGTATCATCTGAAAATAACAGCTTCAAAAACCTTACGTTGTATATACATTAACTGGTGTTGTTGTATCATATATGATGCTTTCTATATAAAACTAACAGTAAATGTACATGTACCCAGTAGATGTTTTGaagaatgttattttgttaaaGGAGATATCTGGATTAATATGcttgacattttaatttcaatggTTTTCCCATGCTCTATTAttataacactttatttgaaaatatttgtggtGGCCAGATCACAGGCCAGACAGGTATATTCTAAAGAGACTGCGCAAGCAAATAAGTCagaaagaaaagcagcaaaaactcTAGGCATTGTGGTTTTTAACTATCTCATTTGTTGGCTTCCAATAAATTTCAcccagtttttattttatctttctaGTGGCAACTCATCATCCATTTTCCTATTTTTCCTGCCACTTTTTAATTCCTTCATTAATCCAATaatttatgcttttttttatcCATGGTTCAATGTGACAGCTAAACGTATTTTAACTCTGAACATAAGGCATGTGTAG